A genome region from Hymenobacter tibetensis includes the following:
- a CDS encoding DUF6268 family outer membrane beta-barrel protein translates to MFLPIAFRGRMVRNSVFTAFSCGLLATTAMAQVTPASPTPVFPAPASSDTATVITNQEFATPSVVNQGPTKGIIFHYERMPRFGVTSRAQVANLPDYSADAEKNARLVIKGYVPMLNHPHLKLILGINYEREEFEFKNTPTSYELYDNIEDKALKTLGAQLAVIRPVNTVNWYIFRIKGELSGDYTSSELNVKDYLRVSSEFLYGWKRSPEFSWGVGVQLGYTFGRFSPYPALLYNRTFNSRWGIEAIFPARVAARYNVSPRSILTAGYTVDGFNYIIKLKEPLVRRLSNGQPEPGIVPLRTLELRETEVKFRGRWERELYDFIWLGVEGGYRYNYAFDAFDKTNDDREKIIDSNFEWAPYASLEIFIVPTKGLLGLFGVGR, encoded by the coding sequence ATGTTTTTGCCTATTGCTTTCCGGGGGCGTATGGTGCGCAACTCGGTATTTACTGCCTTTAGCTGCGGTTTGCTGGCTACAACGGCAATGGCGCAAGTGACGCCGGCTTCGCCCACGCCGGTGTTTCCGGCACCCGCGTCCAGCGATACTGCCACGGTGATTACCAATCAGGAGTTTGCCACGCCCTCCGTTGTAAACCAGGGCCCGACCAAAGGAATCATTTTCCACTACGAGCGGATGCCCCGCTTCGGGGTAACATCGAGAGCCCAGGTAGCCAACTTGCCCGACTACTCTGCCGATGCCGAAAAGAACGCCCGGCTGGTTATCAAAGGCTATGTGCCGATGCTCAATCACCCGCACCTAAAGCTGATTTTAGGCATCAACTATGAGCGGGAAGAATTTGAATTCAAAAACACCCCCACCAGCTACGAGCTCTACGATAACATCGAAGACAAGGCCCTGAAAACGCTGGGTGCGCAGTTGGCCGTCATTCGGCCGGTGAACACAGTGAACTGGTACATCTTCCGCATTAAAGGCGAGCTAAGCGGCGACTATACCTCCAGTGAACTGAACGTGAAAGACTACCTGCGGGTATCGTCTGAGTTCTTATACGGCTGGAAGCGCAGCCCCGAATTTTCGTGGGGCGTGGGGGTGCAGTTGGGCTACACGTTCGGGCGCTTTAGCCCCTACCCAGCCCTGCTCTACAACCGTACCTTCAACTCGCGTTGGGGCATAGAGGCCATCTTCCCGGCTCGGGTGGCGGCGCGCTACAATGTGTCGCCCCGCTCCATTCTAACGGCTGGCTACACAGTTGATGGCTTCAACTACATCATCAAACTCAAAGAGCCGCTGGTGCGGCGGCTTAGCAATGGGCAGCCTGAGCCTGGCATTGTGCCACTGCGCACCCTGGAACTGCGCGAGACCGAAGTGAAATTCCGTGGCCGCTGGGAGCGGGAGTTATACGACTTCATCTGGTTGGGGGTAGAAGGCGGTTACCGCTACAACTACGCCTTCGACGCCTTCGACAAAACCAACGACGACCGGGAGAAAATCATCGACAGCAATTTTGAATGGGCTCCTTACGCCAGCCTGGAAATATTCATTGTGCCGACTAAAGGGCTACTAGGCTTGTTCGGAGTAGGCCGCTAG
- a CDS encoding Pycsar system effector family protein: protein MEPTETLQPAKAEKSEILKQAKSYVTKLMEEKLPPQLVYHSLKHTVSVVKEARTLGEDSGLEAHDQEALLLAAWFHDTGYIEVNDGHEYKSMVFAENWLREQGYPEPRIQVVKDLIRGTHRDEACETELQQLLKDADMSGMGREDFFANAELLRAEWETTLGKTYSNVEWAESQLDFLLSAKFLTSAAKARYKDQFKANLKEQRDQLKKTEKKKKKKEEEATGTFAEPKRGIETMFRTMYSNHMKLSDMADKKANMMISLNAVLLSVIITYLGAKAGTKSGVLSPTIVNNPVLTIPIGLLLATALGSVVTAILCAQPDVTSFKWLKKSPEIATNRRVNLLFFGNFSKLSLDDFHSGMNQVMSEKDALYTNMVTDIYYLGDVLTRKYRLLRISYTIFMVGLILTSLSFGIALLYKM from the coding sequence ATGGAACCTACGGAAACCCTCCAACCGGCCAAAGCCGAAAAATCAGAAATTCTGAAGCAGGCGAAGTCCTACGTGACAAAGCTAATGGAAGAAAAACTTCCACCTCAGCTTGTCTATCATTCGCTTAAGCACACAGTTTCTGTTGTGAAAGAAGCCCGCACCTTGGGCGAAGATTCTGGCTTGGAAGCCCATGACCAAGAGGCGTTGCTGCTGGCCGCTTGGTTTCACGACACCGGCTACATTGAAGTCAATGATGGTCACGAATATAAAAGCATGGTTTTCGCCGAAAACTGGTTGCGCGAGCAGGGCTACCCCGAGCCGCGTATCCAGGTGGTTAAGGACCTGATCCGGGGCACGCACCGCGACGAAGCCTGCGAAACGGAATTGCAGCAACTGCTCAAAGATGCCGACATGAGCGGCATGGGTCGGGAAGACTTCTTTGCCAATGCCGAGCTACTTCGCGCCGAATGGGAAACCACGCTCGGCAAAACCTACTCCAATGTGGAGTGGGCAGAGTCGCAGCTGGACTTTCTGTTGTCGGCAAAGTTTCTGACCTCCGCGGCCAAAGCGCGCTACAAAGACCAGTTCAAGGCCAACCTGAAGGAGCAGCGCGACCAGCTTAAGAAGACCGAGAAAAAGAAGAAGAAAAAAGAGGAGGAAGCTACCGGCACGTTCGCCGAGCCCAAACGCGGCATCGAGACGATGTTCCGGACCATGTACAGCAACCACATGAAGCTGTCGGATATGGCCGATAAAAAAGCTAACATGATGATTAGCTTGAACGCCGTGCTGCTGTCGGTTATCATCACGTATTTGGGTGCCAAAGCCGGCACTAAGTCGGGAGTACTCAGCCCTACTATCGTCAACAACCCCGTTCTCACTATCCCGATTGGGTTGCTGCTGGCTACGGCACTGGGCTCGGTTGTGACGGCTATCCTGTGCGCCCAGCCAGACGTAACGAGCTTTAAGTGGCTAAAGAAGAGCCCAGAAATTGCCACCAACCGGCGCGTCAATTTGCTCTTCTTCGGCAACTTCAGCAAACTCTCTCTCGACGACTTCCACTCGGGCATGAACCAAGTGATGAGCGAAAAAGATGCGCTGTACACTAACATGGTCACCGACATCTATTACCTCGGCGATGTACTTACGCGCAAGTATCGGTTGCTGCGCATCAGCTACACCATCTTCATGGTGGGCCTTATCCTGACTTCGCTTTCCTTTGGTATTGCATTGCTGTACAAAATGTAG
- the ppk1 gene encoding polyphosphate kinase 1 gives MEKIEKKAAAEPVLLNRELSWLAFNRRVLQEAQNPEVPLLERLKFMAIFSSNLDEYFKVRVATLRRLVKLKKKTRAKLGDDPTEQLKDLLEEVRRQQQEFGDTFRNSLQPALREQHIHLISEHDLTDEQRQWVQQYFEQQVQDLLSPVILDDNLHHLFLKDQTVYLTFYLTEPTEAAAKKKKHHAENERVLVMELPVKRHGSRFVQLPSQGEDRYVMFLDDVVRCCAHTLFPKFNKVQVQSIKLSRDAELDIQEEVSGNLMAKIKSSLQKRETGYPARLLYDPAMPKEVMQALMQKTGIGKDELVEGSRYHNFRDFFGFPDLGLSHLVYEAQPPLTHPTLPRTGPMIPAIAERDHLLHLPYQPFDYVTRFLLEAATDPLVSGISITLYRVSSKSEVAKALLKAVKNGKQVTVVVELKARFDEESNMYWAEKLQKAGANVIYGIPELKVHSKLALVTRAENGKNQLYAYLSTGNFNENTSKIYADHGLFTADPRLTGEVAEVFRYFYDRQDKVGSFHHLLVAPFELREQLNALVDHEIKLAKQGKDAYIILKLNALQDERMILKLYQASEAGVRVELLIRGISCLVPSLDGQSTNISQRGIVDRYLEHARIYVFGNGGEEKIYVASSDWMARNLDRRVEVAFPILQDDLRTEVRYLLDLQRTDNVKSRDWQNNFLGADDASAPRIRAQAETYAYLKKLSRKRSKPAPKPEKS, from the coding sequence ATGGAAAAAATCGAAAAGAAAGCCGCTGCGGAGCCGGTATTGCTGAACCGGGAACTAAGCTGGCTGGCTTTCAACCGACGGGTGCTTCAGGAAGCTCAAAACCCTGAGGTACCACTTTTGGAGCGCCTGAAGTTCATGGCCATTTTTTCCAGCAACCTCGACGAATACTTCAAGGTGCGGGTGGCTACGCTGCGGCGGCTGGTGAAACTGAAGAAGAAAACCCGGGCCAAGCTCGGGGACGATCCTACCGAACAGCTCAAAGACCTGCTCGAGGAAGTGCGTCGTCAGCAACAAGAGTTCGGCGACACGTTTCGCAACAGCTTGCAACCGGCGCTGCGGGAGCAGCACATCCACCTGATATCAGAGCACGACCTCACCGACGAGCAGCGGCAGTGGGTACAGCAATACTTCGAGCAGCAGGTACAGGACTTGCTTTCGCCCGTAATTCTGGACGACAACCTGCACCACCTGTTTCTGAAAGATCAGACGGTGTACTTGACCTTCTACCTCACGGAGCCAACTGAAGCCGCTGCAAAAAAGAAGAAGCACCACGCAGAGAACGAGCGGGTATTGGTGATGGAGCTACCCGTGAAACGGCACGGCAGCCGCTTTGTGCAGCTACCCAGCCAGGGAGAAGACCGGTACGTCATGTTCCTCGATGACGTGGTGCGGTGCTGCGCGCACACTCTGTTTCCGAAATTCAACAAAGTGCAGGTGCAGTCCATCAAACTCTCCCGCGATGCGGAATTGGACATTCAGGAAGAGGTGTCGGGCAACTTGATGGCCAAGATTAAGAGCAGCCTGCAAAAACGTGAAACGGGGTATCCGGCGCGCCTGCTCTACGACCCAGCTATGCCCAAAGAGGTGATGCAGGCGTTGATGCAGAAAACGGGCATTGGGAAAGACGAGCTAGTGGAAGGTAGCCGGTACCACAACTTCCGTGACTTCTTCGGCTTTCCCGACCTGGGCCTGAGCCACCTCGTGTACGAAGCCCAGCCCCCGCTTACGCACCCAACGCTCCCGCGCACGGGCCCGATGATTCCGGCCATTGCCGAGCGCGACCATCTGCTGCATCTGCCGTATCAGCCGTTTGACTACGTAACTCGTTTCCTGCTGGAGGCGGCCACCGACCCGTTGGTGAGTGGTATCAGCATCACGCTGTATCGGGTTTCCAGCAAGAGTGAAGTAGCCAAAGCCCTGCTGAAAGCCGTAAAGAACGGCAAGCAAGTGACCGTGGTAGTGGAACTGAAAGCGCGCTTCGACGAGGAAAGCAACATGTACTGGGCCGAGAAGCTACAGAAAGCTGGTGCCAACGTCATCTACGGCATTCCGGAGCTGAAAGTACACAGCAAGCTCGCCCTAGTAACCCGCGCCGAAAACGGCAAAAACCAACTCTATGCTTACCTAAGCACAGGCAATTTCAACGAGAATACCAGCAAGATCTACGCCGACCACGGCCTGTTCACGGCCGACCCGCGCCTGACGGGCGAGGTGGCGGAGGTGTTCCGCTACTTCTATGATCGGCAAGACAAAGTAGGCAGCTTCCATCATTTGCTGGTGGCTCCGTTCGAGTTGCGCGAACAGCTTAACGCCCTAGTTGACCACGAAATCAAGTTGGCCAAGCAAGGCAAGGACGCCTACATTATCTTGAAGCTGAACGCGCTGCAAGACGAGCGGATGATTCTAAAGCTCTACCAAGCCAGCGAGGCCGGCGTACGGGTAGAACTGCTGATACGGGGGATTTCCTGCTTGGTGCCGAGCCTGGATGGGCAGAGCACCAACATCAGCCAACGGGGCATTGTGGATCGGTATCTGGAGCACGCCCGCATTTACGTGTTCGGCAACGGAGGCGAAGAGAAAATCTACGTGGCGTCGTCCGACTGGATGGCCCGCAACCTCGACCGCCGGGTGGAAGTTGCCTTCCCCATTCTGCAAGACGACTTGCGCACCGAAGTCCGGTACCTGCTTGACCTACAGCGCACCGACAACGTGAAGTCCCGAGACTGGCAAAACAACTTCTTGGGTGCCGATGATGCCTCTGCTCCTCGCATCAGAGCCCAGGCCGAAACGTACGCCTACTTGAAAAAGCTAAGCCGCAAACGCAGTAAGCCCGCCCCCAAACCCGAAAAGTCCTAA
- a CDS encoding metallophosphoesterase, translated as MKRILLSCSLFWLLSGTSAWAQKTTQTPHPIRPNYTKGGENWEAKTPPDSSRIAYSVFLIGDVGKPIPAKDGGEPSLNFMRKQMLAAGAKSTAIYLGDNIYEYGMPEEGAFDREESERRIVDQLNILRGYAGEKYMIPGNHDWKQGRTGGVEQVNRQQRFVENFMTNDSAAFSYTGDFFIPRDACPGPFEVRLQDNLVLIAINSQWFLQGAGERPYGANSGCGVANETDFFTQLEDIIERNKDKNIMVIAHHPIQSDGIHGGYFTLADHIFPLSIVFKYAFLPLPVLGSVYPFARKYGGISQDIPHPLYQAYKKGLEDIFAKHPNIVYASGHEHNLQYFKTPTYHQIVSGSGCKTQHTRTGNSADAIFSDKEKGLARVNYYDDGQAWVEYYIPNGAGETARLVFRTPLYAQPVVASEASPVPAGPRPKYRDSTVTLAVNPRYLDRSKLHKSLFGQHYRQEWATPVKFPVLDLATEKGGLTPYKIGGGKQTASLKVRNEEGRNFTIRSLNKDPSAVLPEALRTGAAADILQDQISAQHPYGSLAIPPLATAAGILHTNPELRFIPQDPLLGQYLERFSNTPGAIEEDAKDDQSNVASLGNAENLVGTDKVFERLVDDNDNRVDEKAFARSRLFDMWIGDWDRHEDQWRWAEKKDKEGDRKFTAVPEDRDVAFFKGDGIFPYLASRKWAIRNFQNFGKDYADWKGLNLTALSNDRVYLASVTKEQWVKQAEELKASLTDNVIEKAFRERWPKQIYELHGPEIIAKLKSRRDLLPQLAADYYTVVSKVTEVKGSSKREKFTVERLADNKTRVQVRKITKEGALGKTLFDRTFDNKVTKELRLYGFEGNDVYDVKGDVQRGTKVRIIAGTDKDSITDRSNVAGFRHYTHIYDADTGNVITPGKDTRLRTQPGIDVSRYDVHNRSDRKDYTLNYLGPTLYFGYNIDDRLFVGGGAVYRTYGFRKEPYATEQSLAANYSPSQQAYNVRYLGHFVDVIGKYDLRITSQLYGPQLLYNYFGLGNDTRNILADDNDTRNRDINNTYRVRFSRFYVSPVLERDVFSFLKVGFGPQYDQFRVSTERLGGEIASNLDDQGNGIEGTSAVGIRASDFQLNRYLGGRAYLNIDAASSPKNPRIGLRWYNAVEYNTQLNAEKLKYGRLASEFRFYLSPNFPFQLTWAGRVGASRNLGDYRFFQANTLGGTTNLRGYRRTRYAGRSSTYANAEVRIQLFEFNAYLLPGKFGIMGLADAARVYSRYDVKSGLDAYHTAYGGGVWVDILKQAVINVTYSKGEENLVFLGFDFLF; from the coding sequence ATGAAGCGTATTCTCTTGTCTTGTAGCCTGTTTTGGTTGCTGAGCGGCACTTCCGCCTGGGCCCAGAAAACCACACAGACTCCACACCCCATTCGTCCAAACTATACAAAAGGCGGTGAAAATTGGGAAGCAAAAACACCGCCAGACAGTTCCCGCATTGCATATTCTGTTTTCCTGATTGGCGACGTAGGCAAGCCAATTCCTGCCAAGGATGGGGGAGAGCCATCGTTGAACTTTATGCGCAAGCAAATGCTGGCCGCTGGCGCGAAAAGCACTGCCATTTACCTCGGCGATAATATATACGAGTACGGCATGCCCGAAGAGGGGGCATTCGACCGGGAAGAGTCGGAGCGCCGCATTGTAGACCAGCTGAACATCCTGCGGGGCTACGCCGGAGAGAAATACATGATTCCCGGCAACCACGACTGGAAGCAGGGCCGCACCGGAGGAGTGGAGCAGGTGAACCGGCAGCAACGGTTCGTAGAAAACTTCATGACCAATGACTCGGCGGCTTTCTCCTACACCGGCGACTTCTTTATTCCGCGGGATGCCTGCCCCGGCCCGTTTGAGGTGCGGTTGCAGGACAATCTGGTGTTGATTGCCATCAATTCGCAATGGTTCTTGCAAGGTGCTGGTGAGCGACCCTATGGCGCCAACAGCGGCTGCGGTGTGGCTAACGAAACCGACTTCTTCACGCAGCTGGAAGATATCATCGAGCGCAACAAGGACAAGAATATCATGGTGATTGCGCACCATCCTATCCAGTCCGATGGCATTCATGGCGGCTACTTCACGTTGGCCGACCACATTTTTCCGCTCTCCATCGTCTTCAAATATGCGTTCCTGCCGTTGCCGGTTCTCGGCTCGGTGTATCCATTTGCCCGCAAATACGGCGGTATTAGCCAAGACATTCCGCATCCGCTCTACCAGGCTTATAAGAAGGGCCTGGAAGATATTTTCGCCAAGCACCCCAATATCGTTTACGCTTCCGGGCACGAGCACAACCTCCAATATTTCAAAACCCCCACCTACCATCAGATTGTAAGCGGCTCGGGTTGTAAAACGCAGCACACGCGCACTGGCAACAGCGCCGACGCCATTTTCTCCGATAAAGAGAAAGGCTTGGCACGGGTAAACTACTATGACGATGGCCAAGCATGGGTGGAATACTATATTCCGAACGGGGCAGGTGAAACAGCCCGCCTCGTGTTCCGGACTCCGCTCTATGCGCAGCCAGTGGTGGCCAGTGAAGCTAGTCCGGTTCCGGCCGGCCCGCGCCCTAAGTACAGAGACAGTACGGTGACTCTGGCCGTCAACCCCCGCTACTTGGACCGGAGCAAGCTGCACAAGTCGTTGTTTGGGCAGCATTACCGGCAGGAGTGGGCTACGCCCGTGAAGTTTCCGGTCTTGGATCTGGCAACCGAAAAAGGTGGTCTGACGCCGTACAAAATCGGGGGCGGCAAGCAAACGGCCTCGTTGAAGGTGCGCAACGAAGAAGGACGCAACTTCACTATCCGGAGCCTCAACAAAGACCCATCGGCCGTGCTGCCTGAAGCGCTACGGACGGGAGCCGCTGCCGACATCCTGCAAGACCAGATTTCGGCGCAGCACCCCTACGGTAGCTTAGCAATTCCTCCGCTGGCTACAGCCGCTGGCATCCTGCATACCAATCCAGAACTTCGGTTTATTCCGCAAGACCCGCTGCTGGGCCAGTACTTAGAGCGGTTTTCCAATACGCCAGGTGCTATTGAAGAAGATGCCAAAGACGACCAAAGCAACGTAGCCTCCTTGGGCAACGCCGAGAACCTAGTAGGGACCGACAAGGTGTTTGAGCGCCTAGTGGACGACAACGACAACCGGGTTGATGAAAAGGCATTCGCCCGTTCGCGCTTGTTTGATATGTGGATAGGCGACTGGGACCGGCACGAAGACCAGTGGCGTTGGGCTGAAAAGAAAGACAAGGAAGGCGACCGGAAATTCACAGCAGTACCAGAAGACCGGGACGTGGCCTTTTTCAAGGGCGACGGTATCTTCCCATACTTGGCCTCGCGGAAATGGGCTATCCGCAACTTCCAGAATTTCGGCAAAGACTACGCCGACTGGAAAGGGCTCAACCTAACGGCCCTCAGCAACGACCGGGTGTACCTGGCTTCCGTTACGAAAGAGCAGTGGGTGAAGCAGGCCGAGGAATTGAAAGCTTCCCTCACCGACAACGTTATCGAAAAGGCGTTCCGGGAGCGGTGGCCCAAGCAGATATATGAGCTACACGGCCCCGAGATAATAGCCAAACTGAAAAGCCGCCGCGACTTGCTGCCCCAGCTAGCCGCCGACTACTACACTGTGGTAAGCAAGGTGACCGAGGTGAAAGGCTCTAGCAAGCGCGAAAAGTTCACGGTGGAACGCCTAGCCGACAACAAAACCCGCGTGCAGGTCCGCAAAATCACCAAAGAAGGCGCCCTGGGCAAAACCTTGTTTGACCGCACCTTCGATAACAAAGTAACCAAAGAGCTGCGCCTTTACGGGTTCGAGGGCAACGACGTGTACGACGTGAAAGGGGACGTGCAACGCGGCACCAAGGTGCGCATCATTGCCGGTACCGACAAAGACTCTATCACCGACCGGTCCAACGTGGCTGGCTTCCGGCACTACACGCACATCTACGACGCCGACACCGGTAACGTGATAACGCCCGGTAAAGACACTCGCCTGCGGACGCAGCCTGGTATTGATGTAAGCCGGTATGACGTGCACAACCGCTCGGACCGCAAAGACTACACGCTCAACTATCTCGGCCCAACACTGTACTTCGGTTATAATATCGATGACCGGCTGTTCGTGGGTGGTGGGGCCGTGTACCGGACCTATGGCTTCCGGAAAGAACCGTACGCCACCGAGCAGAGCCTAGCGGCCAACTATTCTCCCTCGCAGCAGGCGTACAACGTTCGTTACTTGGGGCATTTTGTGGATGTGATTGGCAAGTACGACCTGCGCATAACCTCGCAGCTCTACGGCCCGCAGCTGCTGTATAACTACTTCGGTTTGGGCAACGACACGCGCAACATCCTAGCCGACGACAACGACACCCGCAACCGCGACATCAACAACACCTACCGGGTCCGCTTCTCGCGGTTCTACGTTTCGCCGGTGTTGGAGCGGGATGTGTTTAGCTTCCTAAAAGTTGGTTTCGGTCCGCAGTACGACCAGTTCCGGGTAAGCACCGAGCGATTGGGCGGCGAAATAGCCAGCAACCTCGACGACCAAGGCAATGGGATAGAAGGAACAAGTGCCGTGGGTATTCGGGCCTCCGACTTCCAGCTTAACCGCTACCTCGGTGGGCGCGCATACCTCAACATTGATGCGGCTTCGTCGCCGAAGAACCCGCGTATTGGCTTGCGCTGGTACAACGCCGTGGAGTACAACACGCAGCTCAACGCCGAGAAGTTGAAGTACGGGCGTCTGGCATCGGAATTCCGCTTCTACCTGAGCCCCAACTTCCCCTTCCAGCTCACCTGGGCTGGCCGTGTGGGTGCTAGCCGCAACCTCGGCGACTACCGCTTCTTCCAGGCCAACACGCTGGGTGGCACTACCAACTTGCGTGGCTACCGCCGGACGCGGTACGCCGGCCGGTCTAGCACCTACGCCAACGCAGAAGTACGCATCCAGCTTTTCGAGTTCAATGCCTATCTGCTACCCGGTAAGTTTGGTATCATGGGTCTGGCTGATGCCGCCCGGGTGTACTCCCGCTACGACGTGAAGAGTGGGCTAGACGCTTACCACACCGCGTATGGTGGGGGCGTATGGGTTGATATCCTCAAGCAAGCGGTTATCAACGTTACCTACTCGAAGGGCGAGGAAAACCTGGTGTTCCTCGGGTTTGATTTCCTGTTCTAG
- a CDS encoding T9SS type A sorting domain-containing protein, with protein MQIALDGAGNTIVAGNFATTLTLGTYVLTSTGNSDVFVARMNASGEWTQAVRAGGEGDDYIYDIVVDATGNALLAGYFGVLRGGLASTTATFGTTTLTSAGNADLFVARLNAAGQWTQAVRAGGPGPDYAQSIAIDSNGSAVLTGTFDNTATFGTINLTSTGSTDVFVARLSAAGTWTQAVRAGGAAFDSSSSLALEGNGTAVIAGYFGGSAAFGTTLLTSAGNNDAFVARVDAAGNWIQVVRAGGTDGDYGGQVVLDNVGNATLTGYFRGTASFGATSLTSMGSADIFVARLNPSGEWGFAVQAGGSELDAAFGVALDGQGNVVITGFFTGTALFGSTSLTSAGGRDLVVATLNSTGSWTQAVRAGGPGDDFGTALVSKGTTVVAGLYASPATFGPTTLSSVRDGAFVAHLTNMGLATHTPRSASPFSLAPNPALTRTVLTRSPLTTGRQVVQVLDGLGRQVSWFILEQGSKTIPLDLTGLVRGLYWVRMGASVSRLVIE; from the coding sequence GTGCAAATCGCACTTGATGGGGCTGGTAACACCATTGTGGCTGGTAATTTTGCCACTACCCTAACCTTAGGTACTTATGTGCTCACCAGCACAGGCAATTCCGATGTGTTTGTGGCTCGTATGAATGCTTCCGGCGAATGGACGCAAGCCGTGCGGGCTGGGGGAGAGGGCGACGACTATATATATGATATAGTAGTGGATGCCACAGGAAATGCGTTGTTGGCGGGTTATTTTGGAGTTCTGCGCGGAGGACTGGCTTCTACTACCGCGACCTTCGGCACCACCACCCTAACGAGCGCCGGCAATGCCGATCTTTTTGTAGCACGGCTGAACGCAGCTGGGCAGTGGACCCAGGCGGTACGAGCCGGGGGGCCAGGTCCCGATTACGCGCAATCTATCGCCATAGATTCGAATGGCAGTGCCGTTCTAACAGGTACTTTTGACAATACCGCAACCTTTGGCACGATTAATCTAACAAGTACCGGAAGTACGGATGTTTTTGTGGCTAGGCTAAGTGCAGCTGGTACTTGGACCCAGGCGGTGCGGGCGGGGGGAGCCGCGTTTGATTCTTCTTCCTCTCTTGCTTTAGAGGGGAACGGTACGGCCGTTATCGCGGGCTACTTCGGTGGTTCGGCGGCCTTTGGCACTACACTGCTTACCAGTGCGGGTAACAACGATGCCTTTGTGGCAAGGGTTGATGCCGCGGGAAATTGGATCCAGGTGGTGCGGGCTGGCGGTACCGATGGTGATTATGGCGGCCAGGTCGTACTCGATAATGTTGGCAATGCTACCCTCACCGGGTATTTCCGCGGCACAGCCAGCTTTGGCGCCACATCCTTAACCAGTATGGGCTCAGCGGATATTTTCGTAGCTCGCTTAAATCCCTCCGGAGAGTGGGGTTTTGCCGTTCAAGCCGGAGGCTCCGAATTAGATGCGGCTTTTGGGGTAGCATTGGATGGGCAAGGGAACGTGGTCATCACCGGATTTTTCACAGGCACGGCGCTCTTTGGTTCCACTAGCTTAACAAGTGCTGGAGGACGCGATCTTGTAGTCGCTACGCTTAACTCCACCGGCTCCTGGACGCAGGCCGTGCGTGCTGGCGGCCCAGGCGACGATTTCGGAACAGCTTTAGTCAGTAAAGGAACAACGGTGGTGGCAGGTCTGTATGCGAGCCCAGCTACCTTTGGTCCTACAACCCTGTCGAGTGTACGCGACGGAGCGTTTGTCGCTCACCTGACGAATATGGGGCTAGCGACCCATACACCGCGTTCTGCTTCTCCCTTTAGCTTGGCTCCCAACCCCGCTCTGACACGTACCGTGCTCACCCGGAGCCCACTCACTACCGGCCGTCAGGTGGTGCAGGTGCTCGACGGACTGGGTCGGCAGGTAAGCTGGTTTATACTAGAGCAGGGAAGCAAGACGATACCACTCGACTTGACGGGTCTCGTTCGGGGCTTGTATTGGGTCCGGATGGGGGCATCGGTATCTCGCCTTGTGATAGAATAA